The Paenibacillus beijingensis nucleotide sequence GTGACCGGTTCGCCGATTCCGATGACGCTCTCCAGCTGCAGGAAACGGTTCATGTTGCGCTTCAGCTCTTGCGCGAAAGCGTCGGCCGGTTCGTGCCGGACTCCTTCATCACCGTTCACGTTAACTAAGAAAAACATCATCGAAGGATAATTGACGTCGTAAAAAGGGTAAACCTGCTTCCACCGGTCGGCCGTTTCCCGGCACAGCATTTGAAAGGCGAGCTGCAGCAAATCTTTGCGGCCGTTCCAGTCGCTGAGCCTCCCTGCCATTACCCGCATTTCGACGGCCGCAAACTGCGCCTGCAAATCGTCAACCGCAAGCGGCGTCAATTGCAGCTGCTGCAGCCGCTCTTTCAGCGCGGCCATGCTGAAGGTTTCCTCCTTCACAAGCTGCAAAATCGTTTGCTCCTGCAGCATTTGCAGCTGCCGCGTTTTCGCATGCTGCTCCAGCTGCGCCTCCATCGACTGCAGCCGCTCCGCTTTCAGCTCGTCGGCCAATTTCGCAAGAAGAGCCTGCAGCTCGCTGCGTACGACGGGCTTCAGCAGGTAATCTTTGACGCCTGATTGAATGGCCGCCTTCAAATATTCGAAATCGGAGTAGCCCGACAGAACGATCGTCCGCAGGTGCGGATACCTTTGTTTGCACTCGCGAATGAAGGCGATCCCGTCCATCTGCGGCATCCGGATATCGGTAATGACCAGATCCGGGTTCTCCCCCAAGTCCAATGCGTCAAGCGCCTCTTTTCCGTTCGAAGCTTCCACCGCGATCTCGAATCCGGCCGCTTCCCAGTCCATCTTCGCCTTAATGCTGTTCCGAACGCCGGCCTCATCGTCTACAAGCATGATTTTGTACATCATTTCATCTCCTTATGAGCGGAAGCTGCAGCGTGATTTCCGTTCCTTTGTCAGGCTCCGAGTTCAAAATCAGTTGAAAACGGCTCCCGTAGCTTAACCGGCACCTCGACAGCACATTGCGAAGACCGATGCTGTTGCCCTCGCTGCTGAGTATGTCCGTCACGTCGCTTTGCCGGGTTTCCGCCATCAAATCCGCCGTTAAACCGGGAGACATGCCGATTCCGTTATCTTTCACCGACAGCAGCAGCCGCTCCTCTTCCACCCGGGAAGCGATCGTCACTTCGGCCACGGCGCCTTTCTCCAAACTGTATTTGACCGCATTCTCGACCAACGGCTGAAGAATGAATTTCGAGATGAACAGTCCGTCCGCCGCCGGATCTTCCTCCATGTTCACGATCAGCCGGTCCTCGTGACGCAGCTTCAGAATGAACAAATAATCGCGTATATAATCCAGTTCCTCGCTCACTTTGACCCGGTCGGTATGGAGATTGAGCGAATAACGCATCATTTTCCCGAGCGCCTCGGTCGCATCCATCACGAGGTCGCCCCGCTTCAGCGCGGCCAGACCGCTGATGATCTCGAGCGAATTGTTGAAAAAGTGCGGGTTGATCTGCAGCAGCAGCGCTTTGTACTCCGCATTTTTGCGCCGCAGATTCGCTTCGAATTCGGTTTGAATCAAATATTTGAGCCGGTGAACCATCTGTTCGAAAAATCCGGTCACGTAACCGACTTCGCTGTGCCCCGATCGCGCCTTGGGCATCAGCTTCAGCGCCCGCTCGAACTCCCCGTTTTTGACGTGCCGCATTGCCTTTGCCATTGCGCTGAGCGGCTTCGTGATGCCGGCGGACAGCCAGAACGCGACGGCGATGACGAGCAGCAGCAGCAGGAAGCTGACGAGCAGCATCGTTTGGCGGGTGCGGCTTATTTGTTCATAGAGCTCCCCTTCGGGAACTTCCCCGAGAATGACCCAATCCTGCAGGGGCAGCTTCCGGTAAAAGAGCAAATAGTCTTCCCGGTTTTGCCGGATCGAAAAAAATCCGCTCTCATCTAACTTTGGTTGCGCATTTAATTGCGTCAGTCCGCTCTGCAGCACACCCCTTTGCCCGCCAAGATCCTGATTCAGCACGCTGCTGCCGTTTGCGGTAAGGAGAAATACTTTTCCGGTACTTCCGATGCGGATTTTGTCGATCGCCCCCTGCAGCAGGCTCGTATCGTAATTGATTTTCACCAGCCCGACCGTCTTTAACGATTGAAGCTGCACGAGCGGCAAAATGAAGCTGTTGATCGTATGGGTGCGCATGCTTTCATCGGCCTGGTCGCTGTCGAGATGGGCTTCCGTCCACCGCCGGTCCTCGGCTTTGAACTGCTTGTACCATTTGCTGTCGACGTAGCTCCGGTCCTGGGTCCAGATGCCGCCGGCATCGTCGGTGAACACGCTCATCGATATGCCGTTCGAATTGTTGACGGCGTAAGATGAAAAATATTCGCGCAGCCTCTGCTTCGCCAGAAGCAGCTCCCCCACCCTGCTGTCTTTATTCATATGAACCGTCAGCCAGTCCTGCGTCACCCGGTTGCTCATCACCTGAGTGCCGACGTCCTCCACCTGCGTGAGCAGCGTCGAGACGTGGGATGCGAATTGATCGACGGTCTGCGACGTCGACGTTTCGATCGATTGCTGAATCAGCTTCGCGGACTGTTCGCTGAGCAAATAGACAAGGGCGACAAACGGGATAATGAGCAGAATGGAGAACGCCAGCATGAGCCGGCTGCGTAACGAGTAAAACATAGCTGTGCCTCCCGATGTCGCGATACTTCAAAACACCACACTTTAATGATGTCTCACTTCACAAAAAATGTAAAGTGGAAACGGATACATAAACGGGGAGAAACGAGCAGCAAAGAGGCGGCCCGTTAAGGGCACGCCTCTAATGCTTTAAGCGAAAACGGTTATTTGGCCGGCAGATCGCTGTAAGCCTTGTCGATCTTCTGGATCGCATCCGTAACCGCGGCGTCGATGTTCCGCTTGCCGATGGTCACTTCCTCGAACAATTTATTGACCGCCTCGGACATTTGCGGGAAGATCGGCGTAATCGGACGCGAGCGTCCGAATTTTTGATCCTGTACGACAAAGATGTTTTTCGGATATTCGTTCAGCTCCGGGAATTCCTTCGCAGCGGAATAGCGGACCGGAATGTCCTTCGTGATGCCGACATACGTTTTTTGCCCTTCGGCACTCGTTACCCAGTTCACGAACTTCCACGCTTCGTCCGGATTTTTGCTTTTGGCCGAGATTCCGAGCGCCCAGCTTCCGTTGGCGACGGCTTGGCGGGTTCCTTTTGGCAGCGGCGCAATATCGTAGTCGACTCCCAACTTGAAATTCGGGAATTTTTCGGTCAGGTACGAGAGCGACCACGAGCCGTCAACCGTAATGCCCAGCTTGCCGTTCGGGAACGGATCCGGCGGATACTCGAGCGCCGATACTTTCTCTGTGTTGTACAGATCGGAGAAGAACTGCAGCGCCTTCTTCGTTTCAGGCGAATCCAGGTAGCCCTTCGAAGTCGTTCCATCCGGGCTCATCACTTCGCCGCCGAACTGCCAAACGATCGGGTATTTAAAGTAAGCCGTTGCACCAGCATTATTGAATCCTTGCGCAGGGTCGATGCCGAAGATGCCTTTGCCCGGATCATTGATTTTTTTGGCAGCGTCAAGCACTTGATCCCATGTCCACGGCTCTTCCGGATTTTTCGACGGAAGCGGAATGCCTTTCTCTTCAAACAGCTTTTTGTTGTAAAACAACGCGATCGACGATTCGGTCAGCGGCGACATGTAGATTTCTTTATTGTAAGTGTACGTATTGATCGTCGATTCCGGAATGTCCTGCAAATCGCCGTCCGCCTGGAAGTAAGACGTCAGCGGCTTAAGCGCTCCGGCGTGGGCGTAAGAGGCCATGTTCGGCGCGTCGATCGCCATAATGTCGGGCGGATTGCCGGAAGCGATCGACGTTCTCAGCTTGGTGTCATAGTCCGAATAAGGGATCGGGCTCATCTCGACTTTAATGTTCGGATATTTCTCCATGAACGAAGCGACCAGCTTGTCGTAAGCCGAGTTTTCCGCGTCGTTGCCGGAGTTCCGCCAGAAGGTCAGGGTCACCTTTTTCTCGGCCTTTTCTCCGCTTGCGCCCTCCGTCCCGCCTGACGCACCCGAATTGTTACCGTTTCCAGAACATCCGGCCAAAAGGCCGCCGACCAACGCAAGGCTGACAAACATCTTTGTTTTATTTTGCAACTGCTTTACCCCTCTCTGTCATCAATCTAGAAGCTTCATGTCTGTATCTTAACAAACTTCATCACGGGAGAAATTCATTATTCTCTGATTCCTGCTTTAAAAATGTTCGGGATCGGTTTCCGCTTCCCTTCTATAAATATAATACTTTTGTAAGAAATCCGTTAGTTCCCCGTAAGAGAGAACCGTTACTGTTTGACATGTGGAAAATATCATTCGAACAGGAGCGTGGAATGGATGAACAAATGGAAAAAAACAGCAGGCGTAACGGTGTTATCAATGGCTCTCGGGTTTCCGGCCGCCGTCTCGGCCGCAGGCATGTCCGCTGGCAGCATGACCGGCAAAGAAATGACGATGCAAGACATGACCATGAAGGACATGACGATGAAGGACATGACGATGAAGGACATGTCTGCAAGCGACAAGTATAAAGGCGCCTCCATGATGACGTTGAACGGCATGAGCTACGTTTCTCTCCGTCAGGTCGCTATGAATTTAGGATATACGGTCATGTGGGACCCGATGGATAAATCGGTCACGCTTTCCTGTACGGTCAAGGCGAAAGAGATGATGGACAAAAAATATACGATCAAGCTGATGGCAGGCAGCACAAAAATATGGGTGAACGGCAAGGAAATGATGCTGAATGCCGCGCCGATGGAGAAAATGGGCACAACGTATGTGTCGAAAGGATTCGTTGAAATTTATCTCGTGAAGATGATGTCGATGATGTCCAAGTAATCGGCCGAAGCGGCGGGAGAAGCGGACAGGCTCCGTTTTTTCCGCCGTCATGTTATACTTTGCGTACAACGCATCGACTCCGGGAGGACTTGTTTTGGGCATAAAAATCGTAGTGGCGGATGACGAAACGAATATTACCGACGTATGCAAGCGCTATTTGGAACGGGAAGGGTACGAGGTGCTGACCGCAGCCAACGGCGATGAGGCGTTGTCGCTCTGGAAGGCGCATGCCCCGATGCTGCTCATTCTCGATCTGATGATGCCGCAGAAGGACGGCTGGCAAGTATGCCAATCGGTTCGCGATGAGGACGATGTGCCGATCATCATATTAACCGCGCGGAGCGAGGAACCGGACCGGCTCGCCGGCCTTACGATGGGCGCAGACGATTATATGACGAAGCCGTTCAGTCCGCGGGAGCTGGTGCTGCGGGTAAAGGCCATTCTCCGCCGTTACCGCGTTCCTGCACGCGAACTTGCAGAGAAGCCTGAAGCCCCGCAGGCGCTGGATTTCGGGGGGCTGGTCATCAATCCGTCAACCCGGCTCGTGAACATCAGCGGGAAGACGATCGAATTGACCGTGAAGGAATTCGAGCTGCTATATTTGATGGCCCGGCATCCGGAACAAGTATTTTCGCGGACGCAATTGTTGAATAAAATTTGGGATATCAGCTTTGAAGGCGATACGACGACCGTTACCGTTCATGTCCGCAGATTGCGGGAAAAAATTGAACCGGTCCCCTCGGAACCGAAATATATTAAAACGGTCTGGGGCATCGGCTATAAATTTGAAGGCAGGGGATTGTCGTGAAGCTGCGCACCTACTTTGTTTTGGCCAATGCCGTCAGTATCGCAGTTCTGCTCATCTGCCTGTTTATCAGCTATTCCGAGATGCTGCTGACCCAAGCCCAGTTCGTCTGGTTGGCTTCGGTAACCGGCGTTGTCGGGCTGTTTTCGGTCTTTTTGCATTTTATACTGACGAAACCGATCGAGAAATCGCTTCGTCTCCTTACGGACGAAACGCGGCAAATCGCCGCCGGCACATTTAATGCGGAAGTTCCGCTGATCGGCCCTTCCGAGTTCCAAACGCTGGCGCGGCAGTTTAACGACATGAGCGCCAACTTGCAGGCAAGCTTCGAGAGGATCCGCAGTGCGGAGCAAAACCGGCGCGAGCTGGTCGCCAACGTTTCCCACGATTTGCGTACCCCGCTTGCGTCCATTCAGTCTTATGTGGAAGCGCTGCAGGATGAAGTGGTCGTAAAGGATGACTACACGTTTAAGCAATATTTAGCGACGATTCAACTCGAAACGGTGCGTCTGGCCGGCCTTATTCATGATTTATTCGAGCTTTCACGGCTGGAGGCCGGAGCGGAACCGTTTGAACCGGAGCCGTGCGATCTGGACAGCCTCATTCTCCAAAAGCTGCAAAGCGTTGCCTTGACGATCGAGCAAAAACGGCTGCACGTTGACGTGTCCATTCCGGACCGGATGCCTCCGGTCAACATTATGCCGTTCAAAATACAGCGGGTATTCGCCAATTTGCTGGAAAACGCCATTCGTCATTCCCCGGACGGCGGCAAACTGACGATTTGCGCAGAACCGCATCGGGAGCATTTTATTCAAGTGAGCATCAAGGATGAAGGGGAAGGAATCCCGCACGGGCAGCAGGCTGCGATCTTCGACCGCTTCTACCGGATCGATCCGTCCCGCAGCCGTCAGAGCGGCGGTGCAGGACTCGGCCTGGCGATCGCCAAATCGATTATTCGCCTGCATAGAGGGGACATAGGCGTCGAAAGCGAAGCGGGCGGGGGAAGCCGCTTCTGGTTCACGCTGCCCGTCTATTCGAAGCCTTCATGAATTATCCGATCGTAATCTTCATTTCGGGATACATGAATTAGCCGATCGTAATCTTCCCTTCGGGATAACGGAACAGTTCCTTGCGCGGCTTCGGCTGCAGCGCGAGGGCAAATGTAATCAGCCCGACACGTCCGGTAAACATCAGCACAATGACGACGATTTTGCCCGCTAACGATAGCTTAGGCGTCAATCCCATGCTGTAGCCGACCGTGCCAAAGGCCGATGCCGCCTCGAACAGCAGCATCAGAAAGTTCTCATGCTGAACGGCCGTCAAGATCAGCGTCGCCACGATCACGACAAATACGGAGAGCATCGTCACGGCGATCGCCCGGTAAATATCGCCCCGGTCAATGCGGCGCCGGAACAGGACGACATCCTCCCGTCCGCGGGTCATTGCAACCAAAGCGGCTAACAGCACCACAAAGGTCGTGATTTTAATGCCGCCGCCGGTCGACCCCGGAGCCGCCCCGACAAACATCATCAGGATCATGAAAAACTGCGTTGCGCTGCGCAGCTCGGCAATCGGCAGCGTGTTGATTCCCGCCGAACGGAGGCCGACCGACTGAAAGAGCGGAGCGAGCAGCTTGCCTTCCCAGTCGAGCGTGCCAAGCGTGCGGGCGTTGGTAAATTCGAATACCGCCAAGACGATGGCACCGGCCCCGATCAGAATTCCGCTGGCGGTCAGAACCACCTTGCTGTGCAGCGACAAGCTGCGGGTCTTCGGATATTCGATCAGCTCGGACAGCACGATAAAGCCGAGACTGCCGAAAATGACCAGCACAATGGTTACGAGATTAATGAACGGATCTTCCGCATAATCCGTAAACCCGCCGAACAGTTCAAACCCTCCATTGTTAAAGATGGAGACCGCATGAAAAAATCCATGCCACACCGCTTGTCCGAGCGGCATCTCGGCCGCCCAGCGCAGCGCAAATCCGATCGTGCCGCAAAGCTCGATCACCGCCGAAAACAAAAAAACTTTTCCCGCAAGACGAACCAAACCTTCCATATTCGACTGGTTCATCGATTCTTTCAAAATGAGCTGGTCCCGCAGCGAGATGCGTCTGTTAAAAGCAATGGCAAACCACGTCGCCGTCGTCATAAACCCGAGTCCGCCGATCTGCATCAGGGCGAGCAGCACGATTTTGCCAAAATACGAGAACTGCGACGCCGTATCTACAACGGTCAGTCCTGTTACGCACGTGGCGGAAACGGCTGTGAACAATGCGTCTATGAACGGAAGCCCATTTCCGTTTACGGCGACAGGAAGCGACAGCAGCAGCGTTCCAATGGCGATAATAAGGGCGAAGCCGCCGGCAAGTGCGCGCGGCGGGGTCAACAGATGCGGTTTCATCATCGGACGCATCCCCGTCCTCCTTCACGTAGTCGTCTTCTCTGCGATAGCATTATCCCGTCATTTTACCATCTCTTACCGGCCGGAACAAAACAATATTCGGTTCGAGGCCAGCTTGAGCTCACACACAGCAAAGAAGCGCAAAAAGGTTTGCGCTTCATACCCGGCCTGCCTGAGAAACCTTGAGCAGGCTTTCAAAAGGCTGCCTCATGAATATTCACATGATGAGCCGGTCGCAAATTTGGCATAAGATGACCCCCAGTTCCGCTGAGAAGCCAGCTTGCTGTCTAGGAGCTTTTAATCATTTCCGCTATTTGGGGTCATGATTAATGTATCGTCACTGAGAGGTCTGTTCTCAATGTCCATTCTAGGGGGTGCACTTCAGCTGAGTGGGAGGTCGTTCTCGCAAAACCTGCGATAGTGCAGGCATTATCAACCGAAATCGCATGCCGAGAGTGAAAACCTGCGATAGTGCAGGAATTCCGGGCTTATATTGCCTGAACGTTAGATGGGGTCGGCAAAAAAATGTATTATTGCAGGAATTTTCACGTACCCGATAAATGAACAGAAAAAGGATGTACGATTGCATGTTTTTCAAATTTACACCCTTCGTGCAGAGCTATATATTGTAAGGCTGTCCACTGAAAAAGCAGGCAGCAGACTACCAAATAGAGTAGGCCCATGCTAAGTACATAGGCCTCTCACAGATCCGAACGTTCGGGTCGTTGCATCCGGCCCCTCCAGTGATTATCCCGGCAATGCTTACTGGACGTATTCACAGTTTGTACTGAACCACGCTGTCATGCGTAGACCGGGGTTTCTCGGCTCTTCCATCCTTTTCGTCGCATGTCCCAGTGAAGCTTTCTTACTTTCCTCCAACTGCGCAATTGTACCGCTCGAAGTCGCCTTCTTATCCACTTGTCCAACTCTCGAAATCGGGTCTGCACGTCTTCCCCGCTCCTCAGGCTGCCGATTTCGGCGCTGACGGCTGTTCCCCTTTATGCCGGCAAAGCGCGCGCAGCTCATTGCGCAGCTGCTGCTCCGTCTTGCCTTCGGTGGAAATGCCTTGACTGGCGGCAAATTGCTTTAATCGCTCAAACCGCTTCGCCTTCATCGACTTCTTGAACGCTTCCCATTTCGCGCTGTCTTTCGTTTTCATCGCCATAATTTCCGCCTTGAGCTGCTCCGCCGATTTGCCATCGGATTGGATGCCGAAGTAGGAGGCCGCTTCGCGCAGACGCTCCAGCCGCCATGCTTCATGCCGGTGCATATGGGGATGATGCCGGGAACCGTCCGCGTGCTGTTTGCCGCAGTCTCCATCCGGCATGCCATGGCCGACAACCGCAGCTTGCGCCGATTCGCCGTTCGGTTTTGCAGCATACGCCGATGCGCCGTGCGGAATTGCAGCCGCGAGCAGCAGCACGCCGAGCCCCAGTTTTATATCGATATTGCGCATGTTTTCCATCACCTGTCCTTTCCTTGCAACAGGTATATCATTCCCTTCCCTGCAATAATTATCCACCAGACCGAAAGCTACCAAGGCCAAAAATAAGCGCCCCGGTCATCGCCCGGAGCGCTGCGTGCCTTTTGTCCCATTAACGATTCCAACCGAGGCCGATTACTCAGCAAGCATCAGATCGAGCTCTTCGCCGGACAGATTGTTTTCCAGCACTTCACCGGCGGAAATATCGGGATGATCCGGCTTAACGAATACTTTGCCTTTTAAATAATACCCTTTCTCCCTTGCCTTGGCGTAAAAGCCGCACAGCTGTTCCGCCATTTTGACCGCCTTCTCTTCCGAATCGGCCACGGCCAGAGTGTTGCCGAAGCTGAGCGGATTTTTGGCGCTTTGCACGTTTACGCGATAAGGAGCAGCTGCGTCCGATGGTTCATATTTAACTAATATTTCGATATCAAAGCATGTGTTCCGATATTTGATCGTCATCATCAACACCGCCTCTAAAATACCTCATAGTGAGGTTAATTCGGCTCATGCACTAGTCCTGCCGTACTAGATATTACACATGCGATATCGGGTTGAAACAGCGCCGCTACACTTCCTCGCGCTTGTTGTCGCCCCGCAGCAAATCGCCCATCCAGCCTTTGGACCGCATCCAGAGATACACCCCGAGCGTGGACAACAAAATGACCGCAAGACCTGCCCCATAGCCCCAAGTCAAGTTCAGCTCCGGCATCACTTTGAAATTCATTCCCCATATCGCGCCAAGCACCGTCATCGGCGTGCACAACACGGTGAATACCGTCAGCGTCTTCATAATTTCATTGCCGCGGTAATTGGAAATGTTGTCGTCAAGCTGAGCGGGCTTTTGCCGAGCAGCTCGTGGAACGCTTCGTCCAGCGCGTAGCGGATTTCTCGGATCGGTCTTGTCAGGCCCGTCCAGTACAGCAGCGAATACCGCAATTCAAGCACTTGATGAAACAAATGTCCGCCGTTGCGGTCTTTCATTCTCATTTCCATCCGGTGCAGCTTTACTTCAAAATCATCCATCCCGGAAAAGAACGGCTCCATGATTCCGGAAGCAAGCTGAATGAATCCTTCCACGGGATTTGAACGGGTCGCGATGCGCTTAAAAAATTCGTCCGATCCCTCGCAGTCCTTTACGACATCCGACTCGTCGAATCCGATCGTAATGAGCGTTTCCACAGTCAAATAATAGTGAAAAATACAAGCGTCCTCCGGCTTCTCAATATCCCCGCAGATGACCAGCGACCCGTGAACGGCGTTTCGTCCATCATGATAAGAAACGGCGGATATGCGATTGCGTTTTTTGTCCGACGTTTTTATTAGCCACTTTTGTACGCTTTCGTTGTCCTTATAGAAGGAAGCGGCTTCCTCCTTGCTGTCAAACCGTTTCCATTGCCAATTCCCCACATTAAGGTATGGTGTGCTCTGCACTCCCTCAGCTCCTTTCCCTCATGCGTCATCTTTGCATCATTCGATACCCGCTGGGTCCGTTCGACGAATCAATGCAAGCGCTTTATGAAGATGCCAATTTCCGGTCGGTTTCCATTCAAGCGGGTTTTACCCATTTTGTTTCCGCCCCGTTAAACGATGCCGCCGGTTGGGTAATGAGGGTTATTCCGGCGCTGAAGCGGCCGGTTGCACATGAATAAAGGAGGGTTAATGCGATGTCAGCCTATACGTACGATATGCCCCGCCGGTTGGCGGGTAAGGCCGCATTCGTTACGGGCGCAGGCTCCGGAATCGGAAGAGCGGCGGCGCTGCTGTTTGCGCGTGAAGGGGCTAAGGTCGCGCTTGTCGATATTAACCGGCAGCGCATGCAGGAGGTTTGTTCGGAGATTTCCACATTAGGAGCTGAATATGCGCCGCTTCCGGCGGATATCGCCAATCCGCTGGAAGTCGAAGCGGCGTACCGGGGGTGCCTGGACCAATTCGGCAGACTCGATATCGTATTCGCCAATGCCGGCATTAACGGTACAATCTCCCCCTTGGAGCTGCTGACGCCCGAAGAATGGAAGCAGACGATCGATATCGACCTGACCGGAACCTTTTACACGCTAAAATACGCCATCCCCGCCTTAAAGGATAGCGGAGGCGGCAGCGTCATTATTACAAGCTCCATCAACGGCAACCGGGTCTTCACCAATTTCGGCATGGGCGCATACGGGACGGCCAAAGCGGGGCAGGTCGCACTGATGAAGATGGCGGCGCTTGAACTCGCCCGCTACAAAATCCGCGTCAACGCCGTCTGTCCGGGCGCGATCAGCACGGATATCGAAGCCAGCTCCAACCGCAAGCCGGAGGTGGACGGAATTACGATCCCGATCGTTTATCCCGAAGGCGGCCATCCGCTCGCCGGAGAATCGGGGCGGCCGGAGCAGGTAGCCAAACTCGTTCTGTTTCTCGCCTCAGACGATTCCGACCACATTACAGGCACCGAAATTTACATTGACGGCGCCGAATCGCTGCTGCGGGGGTGATCCGCTCCCCCTCCCTTCGTCGCTCAGGCGGCCGAAGGGAGGCTTGGACAGGTCCGAACGACAACCGCAGCGCAAAAAAAAAGCTGCCCGCTTAATGCGCAGGCAGCTTGCCTCGACCCGAAATCCCTTCCGCCAAATACCGCTGCAAAATATCGTCGAGCATTTCCAGCCGGACCGGCTTGCTGATATAATCCGTCATCCCGGCATCCAAGCAGCGCTGGCGGTCCGCCGGCAGCACGTTGGCCGTCATGGCGACAATGACCGGGCGGCTCCCCGTCTCTTTATTCTCGCCGATCCGGCGCGTCGCTTCCAGCCCATCCATGACCGGCATCTGCATATCCATCAGAATGAGGTCATACTCTTCGGCGGCTGCCATTTCAAGCGCCTGCCATCCGTTCTCGGCAATGTCGGCCGCATAGCCGAGACGGCCCAGCAGCCGCAGCGTCAGCTTCTGGTTCACTTCGTTGTCTTCCGCCACCAGAATTCGCGGCGGCGTTGACATTCCGTCGTTCCCGCCGATCACCGAGCGCGGGCCAAGCGGCAATGCGGCATCATCCCGTTCGCGCATGGCACCTTCCGCTTCTTCCCGTTCACGCTCGGAGGCGGCCCCGATCTCGCCGACCGTACCCTCCAGCATCGCGAGGAAAGAGAACGCCCCCTTGCGGCTTGGTTCCGCTTTCTCCTCCGGCGCAGGCAGCGCCGGCAACTCGCTCGGAGCGGCCTTGCCGCTTGCAAAACGCTTCAGAGCGATCGTGAACATAAACACGGCCCCTGTCGGCACATTATGCTCGACGCGGATTGTCCCGCCCATCATTTCGACAAGGTTGCTGCAGATGGCGAGCCCGAGTCCCGTTCCCCCGTACTTGCGGGTCATCGAAGAATCCAGCTGGGAGAACGGCTTGAAGAGTAGGGGCAGCTTGTCGTCCGGAATGCCGACGCCCGTATCCCGCACCTCGAACTCCAGCATCAAAAGCGGATTGACCGTTTCTTCCCCCGAAGCCGGGGCGCCCGTCTGCCAGACATCAAGCCCCGGTTTATTTTTCGCCGCTTTGTAAGGTTGACGATTCCCACCCTGATTCGATTGTTCCGCAGCACGGACGTAAATTTGGATGCTGCCCTCATTCGTGAATTTGATTGCGTTGCCCACCAGATTAATCAGAATTTGGCGCAGCTTGGTCGCATCTCCATACACAAATTCCGGTATCGCCGGGTCGATTGTACATGTGATGTCCAGGTTGCGTTCGCGGGATTTGGCGATAAACATATCAAGCGTCTCATCGAGACAGCTTTGCAGCTGGAACTGCACTTCCTCCAGCTCCATCTTCCCGGCTTCGATTTTGGCATAGTCGAGAATGTCGTTGATGACGTTCAGCAGCGTGTTCCCGCTCTTCTGGATAATCTCCGCATAATCGCGCTGCTCCTCGTTCAGTGCCGTTTCCATCAGCAGCGTCGTCATGCCGATCACTCCGTTCATCGGCGTGCGGATTTCATGGCTGACCATCGCCAGAAATTCCGTTTTCGCTCTGGCCGCAATTTCCGCCGCTTCCTTCGCCCGGACGAGCTCGCGCTCGGATTGCTTGCGCTCCGAAATATCGCTGATCGTACACGCATAGATCCGTTCGCCCTCGACCATCGTGCTGCCCAGCTTCATTTCGGCAAAAAACCAGCTTCCGTCTTTCCGGCGGGGAGTGACCTCTTCCGGCTTGATGCCAGGCTTGGAGCCATCCTCCGCCGTTTTGCCGCTAATATCCGGTTCAAGAAGCGGAATAAGAAGCGTAACCGGCTTGCCGATCACTTCCTCCTCCCCGTAGCCGAACATCGTCGTCAGCGCCTTGTTGACGGCCAGAATCGTACCCCGTTCGTCAAACGTGACCAT carries:
- a CDS encoding response regulator — protein: MVISYDGPINILLVDDHPENLLAIEAVLGDLNYNLVKCLSGEEALRALLKDDFAVIVLDVQMPGMDGFETARMIKSRDKTKEIPIIFVSATSKETQHLYTGYAVGAIDYMLKPFVPQIFRSKIEGFVSMYVSNKKLQLQTDLLHQKKKELEKINNELLRMTYQLSKAEAMTNVVTSTSMDTMVTFDERGTILAVNKALTTMFGYGEEEVIGKPVTLLIPLLEPDISGKTAEDGSKPGIKPEEVTPRRKDGSWFFAEMKLGSTMVEGERIYACTISDISERKQSERELVRAKEAAEIAARAKTEFLAMVSHEIRTPMNGVIGMTTLLMETALNEEQRDYAEIIQKSGNTLLNVINDILDYAKIEAGKMELEEVQFQLQSCLDETLDMFIAKSRERNLDITCTIDPAIPEFVYGDATKLRQILINLVGNAIKFTNEGSIQIYVRAAEQSNQGGNRQPYKAAKNKPGLDVWQTGAPASGEETVNPLLMLEFEVRDTGVGIPDDKLPLLFKPFSQLDSSMTRKYGGTGLGLAICSNLVEMMGGTIRVEHNVPTGAVFMFTIALKRFASGKAAPSELPALPAPEEKAEPSRKGAFSFLAMLEGTVGEIGAASEREREEAEGAMRERDDAALPLGPRSVIGGNDGMSTPPRILVAEDNEVNQKLTLRLLGRLGYAADIAENGWQALEMAAAEEYDLILMDMQMPVMDGLEATRRIGENKETGSRPVIVAMTANVLPADRQRCLDAGMTDYISKPVRLEMLDDILQRYLAEGISGRGKLPAH